One genomic region from Tigriopus californicus strain San Diego chromosome 4, Tcal_SD_v2.1, whole genome shotgun sequence encodes:
- the LOC131879828 gene encoding threonine--tRNA ligase 1, cytoplasmic-like isoform X3, with protein MSTEATRESLSKMSVAEKEPQQKKKKEKKAGTNSNVGEMNPPPAFIAARLELWDKLKKERDEWLASQPNEPIKVTLPDGKVLEGLSWKSTPYDIAALISKGLADSSVISKVNGELWDLDRPLEGDCQLQLLKFDDEEGQAVFWHSSAHILGEAMERVYGGHLCYGPPIESGFYYDMHSEEHTVTDSDFKVMDDLVKKIVKEKQPFERLEMKKEDLLKMFAYNEFKVRILNEKVKTPTTTVYRCGPLIDLCRGPHVRHTGKIKSMAVTKNSSAYWEGNAEAESLQRVYGISFPDPKQMKEWKAFQEEAAKRDHRKLGREQDLFFFHELSPGSCFFLPNGAHIYNKLMKFIREEYWKRGFQEVISPNIYNSKLWQTSGHWEHYADDMFRFDVEKEKFGLKPMNCPGHCLIFDHGIRSWKELPLRMADFGVLHRNELSGALTGLTRVRRFQQDDAHIFCRPDQIKEEIQGALNFLNHVYSTFGYTFNLRLSTRPEKFLGEVAVWDAAEKALSESLDEAGVAWKLNPGDGAFYGPKIDITLTDALKRQHQCATIQLDFQLPIRFNLSYIDDKGEKQKPVIIHRAILGSVERQMAVLTENFGGKWPFWLSPRQVMIVPVGPPFNEYATEVKDRLRASGFCADTDVDDSNTMNKKVRNAQIAQYNFIFVLGEKERSNQTVNVRTRDNKVHGEFTILDVITKFRELSESRVLNSEEWGESK; from the exons ATGTCCACTGAGGCCACCCGTGAATCTTTGTCGAAGATGTCCGTTGCCGAGAAGGAGCCGCAA caaaaaaagaagaaagagaagaaggctGGAACGAATTCGAATGTTGGGGAAATGAACCCTCCGCCCGCTTTTATCGCGGCTCGTTTGGAGCTGTGggacaaattgaagaaagagcGCGATGAATGGTTGGCCAGCCAGCCCAATGAGCCCATCAAGGTCACTTTGCCCGATGGCAAAGTCTTGGAGGGACTCTCTTGGAAGAGCACGCCCTACGACATAGCAGCCCTAATCAGTAAAGGCTTGGCTGACAGTTCCGTCATTTCCAAGGTCAATGGCGAGCTTTGGGACCTGGACCGTCCTTTGGAAGGTGACTGCCAGCTCCAATTGctcaagtttgatgatgaGGAAGGCCAAGCCGTGTTCTGGCACTCCTCAGCCCATATTTTGGGTGAGGCCATGGAGCGGGTTTATGGCGGACATTTGTGCTACGGTCCTCCCATCGAATCCGGATTCTACTACGATATGCACTCGGAAGAGCACACG GTAACCGATTCGGACTTCAAAGTCATGGACGATCTGGTGAAGAAGATCGTGAAAGAGAAGCAACCTTTCGAGCGATTGGAGATGAAGAAAGAGGATCTGCTCAAGATGTTCGCCTACAACGAGTTCAAAGTTCGAATCTTAAACGAGAAGGTCAAAACCCCGACCACGACTGTCTACAG ATGTGGTCCCTTGATCGATTTGTGTCGCGGACCCCATGTTCGTCACACCGGAAAGATCAAATCCATGGCCGTGACCAAGAACTCCTCCGCCTATTGGGAAGGTAATGCTGAGGCAGAATCCCTTCAGAGAGTGTATGGCATCAGCTTTCCGGATCCCAAGCAAATGAAGGAATGGAAAGCCTTTCAAGAAGAGGCTGCCAAGCGGGACCATCGCAAACTCGGTCGG GAACAAGATCTGTTCTTCTTCCACGAGTTGAGTCCCGGATCGTGTTTCTTCTTGCCCAATGGAGCTCATATCTACAATAAGCTTATGAAATTCATCCGCGAAGAGTATTGGAAACGCGGTTTCCAAGAGGTGATCTCGCCCAATATCTATAATTCCAAATTGTGGCAGACTTCCGGCCATTGGGAGCACTACGCGGATGACATGTTCCGCTTTGATGTGGAAAAGGAGAAGTTCGGGCTCAAACCCATGAACTGCCCGGGTCATTGCCTCATCTTTGACCACGGAATCCGCTCGTGGAAG GAGCTTCCCCTGCGCATGGCCGATTTCGGCGTGCTACATCGGAACGAACTAAGTGGTGCCCTAACCGGATTGACACGGGTGCGGCGCTTCCAACAAGACGACGCCCACATCTTTTGTCGTCCCGATCAGATCAAGGAGGAGATCCAAGGCGCCCTCAATTTCCTCAACCACGTGTACTCCACCTTTGGCTACACGTTCAATCTCCGTTTGTCTACTCGTCCCgagaaattcctgggagaagTGGCCGTTTGGGATGCGGCTGAAAAAGCCCTGTCCGAGTCTTTGGACGAGGCTGGAGTTGCATGGAAGCTAAATCCAGGGGATGGAGCCTTTTACGGACCCAAGATCGATATCACACTCACGGATGCGTTGAAGAGACAACACCAATGTGCGACCATTCAATTGGACTTCCAACTCCCGATCCGATTCAATTTGAGCTATATCGACGATAAGGGAGAGAAACAGAAGCCAGTCATTATTCATAG aGCCATCTTGGGTTCGGTGGAGCGACAAATGGCGGTTCTGACTGAGAACTTTGGTGGTaaatggcctttttggttGTCCCCTCGACAAGTGATGATTGTGCCCGTGGGACCGCCGTTCAATGAGTACGCCACGGAAGTCAAGGATCGATTGAGGGCGTCTGGATTTTGTGCCGACACGGATGTAGACGATAGTAATACCATGAACAAGAAGGTCCGGAATGCCCAGATCGCTCAATACAACTTTATCTTTG TTTTGGGTGAGAAGGAAAGGTCGAATCAGACGGTGAATGTGAGGACCCGCGATAACAAAGTTCATGGCGAGTTCACTATTCTTGACGTGATCACCAAATTCCGAGAGCTGTCGGAATCCCGCGTTTTGAACTCTGAAGAATGGGGTGAATCCAAGTAG
- the LOC131879828 gene encoding threonine--tRNA ligase 1, cytoplasmic-like isoform X2 — translation MMLPPRHSLISHCRFAVRMGPLTGSGFRFWPGWSLTAPMTKLSCSTGTAHENNVKIQRFLERQKKKKEKKAGTNSNVGEMNPPPAFIAARLELWDKLKKERDEWLASQPNEPIKVTLPDGKVLEGLSWKSTPYDIAALISKGLADSSVISKVNGELWDLDRPLEGDCQLQLLKFDDEEGQAVFWHSSAHILGEAMERVYGGHLCYGPPIESGFYYDMHSEEHTVTDSDFKVMDDLVKKIVKEKQPFERLEMKKEDLLKMFAYNEFKVRILNEKVKTPTTTVYRCGPLIDLCRGPHVRHTGKIKSMAVTKNSSAYWEGNAEAESLQRVYGISFPDPKQMKEWKAFQEEAAKRDHRKLGREQDLFFFHELSPGSCFFLPNGAHIYNKLMKFIREEYWKRGFQEVISPNIYNSKLWQTSGHWEHYADDMFRFDVEKEKFGLKPMNCPGHCLIFDHGIRSWKELPLRMADFGVLHRNELSGALTGLTRVRRFQQDDAHIFCRPDQIKEEIQGALNFLNHVYSTFGYTFNLRLSTRPEKFLGEVAVWDAAEKALSESLDEAGVAWKLNPGDGAFYGPKIDITLTDALKRQHQCATIQLDFQLPIRFNLSYIDDKGEKQKPVIIHRAILGSVERQMAVLTENFGGKWPFWLSPRQVMIVPVGPPFNEYATEVKDRLRASGFCADTDVDDSNTMNKKVRNAQIAQYNFIFVLGEKERSNQTVNVRTRDNKVHGEFTILDVITKFRELSESRVLNSEEWGESK, via the exons ATGATGCTGCCGCCGCGGCACTCACTGATCTCCCATTGTCGTTTTGCAGTCAGGATGGGGCCGCTTACTGGCAGCGGCTTTCGTTTTTGGCCCGGCTGGTCTCTCACCGCCCCAATGACGAAATTGAGCTGTAGCACGGGGACCGCCCATGAGaacaatgtcaaaatccaGCGGTTCCTAGAACGG caaaaaaagaagaaagagaagaaggctGGAACGAATTCGAATGTTGGGGAAATGAACCCTCCGCCCGCTTTTATCGCGGCTCGTTTGGAGCTGTGggacaaattgaagaaagagcGCGATGAATGGTTGGCCAGCCAGCCCAATGAGCCCATCAAGGTCACTTTGCCCGATGGCAAAGTCTTGGAGGGACTCTCTTGGAAGAGCACGCCCTACGACATAGCAGCCCTAATCAGTAAAGGCTTGGCTGACAGTTCCGTCATTTCCAAGGTCAATGGCGAGCTTTGGGACCTGGACCGTCCTTTGGAAGGTGACTGCCAGCTCCAATTGctcaagtttgatgatgaGGAAGGCCAAGCCGTGTTCTGGCACTCCTCAGCCCATATTTTGGGTGAGGCCATGGAGCGGGTTTATGGCGGACATTTGTGCTACGGTCCTCCCATCGAATCCGGATTCTACTACGATATGCACTCGGAAGAGCACACG GTAACCGATTCGGACTTCAAAGTCATGGACGATCTGGTGAAGAAGATCGTGAAAGAGAAGCAACCTTTCGAGCGATTGGAGATGAAGAAAGAGGATCTGCTCAAGATGTTCGCCTACAACGAGTTCAAAGTTCGAATCTTAAACGAGAAGGTCAAAACCCCGACCACGACTGTCTACAG ATGTGGTCCCTTGATCGATTTGTGTCGCGGACCCCATGTTCGTCACACCGGAAAGATCAAATCCATGGCCGTGACCAAGAACTCCTCCGCCTATTGGGAAGGTAATGCTGAGGCAGAATCCCTTCAGAGAGTGTATGGCATCAGCTTTCCGGATCCCAAGCAAATGAAGGAATGGAAAGCCTTTCAAGAAGAGGCTGCCAAGCGGGACCATCGCAAACTCGGTCGG GAACAAGATCTGTTCTTCTTCCACGAGTTGAGTCCCGGATCGTGTTTCTTCTTGCCCAATGGAGCTCATATCTACAATAAGCTTATGAAATTCATCCGCGAAGAGTATTGGAAACGCGGTTTCCAAGAGGTGATCTCGCCCAATATCTATAATTCCAAATTGTGGCAGACTTCCGGCCATTGGGAGCACTACGCGGATGACATGTTCCGCTTTGATGTGGAAAAGGAGAAGTTCGGGCTCAAACCCATGAACTGCCCGGGTCATTGCCTCATCTTTGACCACGGAATCCGCTCGTGGAAG GAGCTTCCCCTGCGCATGGCCGATTTCGGCGTGCTACATCGGAACGAACTAAGTGGTGCCCTAACCGGATTGACACGGGTGCGGCGCTTCCAACAAGACGACGCCCACATCTTTTGTCGTCCCGATCAGATCAAGGAGGAGATCCAAGGCGCCCTCAATTTCCTCAACCACGTGTACTCCACCTTTGGCTACACGTTCAATCTCCGTTTGTCTACTCGTCCCgagaaattcctgggagaagTGGCCGTTTGGGATGCGGCTGAAAAAGCCCTGTCCGAGTCTTTGGACGAGGCTGGAGTTGCATGGAAGCTAAATCCAGGGGATGGAGCCTTTTACGGACCCAAGATCGATATCACACTCACGGATGCGTTGAAGAGACAACACCAATGTGCGACCATTCAATTGGACTTCCAACTCCCGATCCGATTCAATTTGAGCTATATCGACGATAAGGGAGAGAAACAGAAGCCAGTCATTATTCATAG aGCCATCTTGGGTTCGGTGGAGCGACAAATGGCGGTTCTGACTGAGAACTTTGGTGGTaaatggcctttttggttGTCCCCTCGACAAGTGATGATTGTGCCCGTGGGACCGCCGTTCAATGAGTACGCCACGGAAGTCAAGGATCGATTGAGGGCGTCTGGATTTTGTGCCGACACGGATGTAGACGATAGTAATACCATGAACAAGAAGGTCCGGAATGCCCAGATCGCTCAATACAACTTTATCTTTG TTTTGGGTGAGAAGGAAAGGTCGAATCAGACGGTGAATGTGAGGACCCGCGATAACAAAGTTCATGGCGAGTTCACTATTCTTGACGTGATCACCAAATTCCGAGAGCTGTCGGAATCCCGCGTTTTGAACTCTGAAGAATGGGGTGAATCCAAGTAG
- the LOC131879828 gene encoding threonine--tRNA ligase 1, cytoplasmic-like isoform X1 encodes MVLKVPDVNSEAGRTFLNRHLASRSFISGYEASQNDSAVFKALKSEPPAKHYENLSRWYNHVRAIKRQDLPHAQEGLQMDNDSNVANAEQKKKKEKKAGTNSNVGEMNPPPAFIAARLELWDKLKKERDEWLASQPNEPIKVTLPDGKVLEGLSWKSTPYDIAALISKGLADSSVISKVNGELWDLDRPLEGDCQLQLLKFDDEEGQAVFWHSSAHILGEAMERVYGGHLCYGPPIESGFYYDMHSEEHTVTDSDFKVMDDLVKKIVKEKQPFERLEMKKEDLLKMFAYNEFKVRILNEKVKTPTTTVYRCGPLIDLCRGPHVRHTGKIKSMAVTKNSSAYWEGNAEAESLQRVYGISFPDPKQMKEWKAFQEEAAKRDHRKLGREQDLFFFHELSPGSCFFLPNGAHIYNKLMKFIREEYWKRGFQEVISPNIYNSKLWQTSGHWEHYADDMFRFDVEKEKFGLKPMNCPGHCLIFDHGIRSWKELPLRMADFGVLHRNELSGALTGLTRVRRFQQDDAHIFCRPDQIKEEIQGALNFLNHVYSTFGYTFNLRLSTRPEKFLGEVAVWDAAEKALSESLDEAGVAWKLNPGDGAFYGPKIDITLTDALKRQHQCATIQLDFQLPIRFNLSYIDDKGEKQKPVIIHRAILGSVERQMAVLTENFGGKWPFWLSPRQVMIVPVGPPFNEYATEVKDRLRASGFCADTDVDDSNTMNKKVRNAQIAQYNFIFVLGEKERSNQTVNVRTRDNKVHGEFTILDVITKFRELSESRVLNSEEWGESK; translated from the exons atggttttgaaagtTCCTGACGTGAATTCGGAGGCTGGTCGAACTTTTTTGAACAGACATTTGGCCAGCCGTAGCTTTATCAGCGGGTATGAGGCCTCTCAAAACGATTCAGCCGTATTCAAAGCGCTAAAATCGGAGCCTCCGGCGAAACATTATGAGAACTTGTCCCGATGGTATAACCATGTCCGGGCCATAAAACGTCAAGATTTGCCTCACGCTCAAGAGGGATTACAGATGGACAATGATTCTAATGTGGCCAATGCCGAG caaaaaaagaagaaagagaagaaggctGGAACGAATTCGAATGTTGGGGAAATGAACCCTCCGCCCGCTTTTATCGCGGCTCGTTTGGAGCTGTGggacaaattgaagaaagagcGCGATGAATGGTTGGCCAGCCAGCCCAATGAGCCCATCAAGGTCACTTTGCCCGATGGCAAAGTCTTGGAGGGACTCTCTTGGAAGAGCACGCCCTACGACATAGCAGCCCTAATCAGTAAAGGCTTGGCTGACAGTTCCGTCATTTCCAAGGTCAATGGCGAGCTTTGGGACCTGGACCGTCCTTTGGAAGGTGACTGCCAGCTCCAATTGctcaagtttgatgatgaGGAAGGCCAAGCCGTGTTCTGGCACTCCTCAGCCCATATTTTGGGTGAGGCCATGGAGCGGGTTTATGGCGGACATTTGTGCTACGGTCCTCCCATCGAATCCGGATTCTACTACGATATGCACTCGGAAGAGCACACG GTAACCGATTCGGACTTCAAAGTCATGGACGATCTGGTGAAGAAGATCGTGAAAGAGAAGCAACCTTTCGAGCGATTGGAGATGAAGAAAGAGGATCTGCTCAAGATGTTCGCCTACAACGAGTTCAAAGTTCGAATCTTAAACGAGAAGGTCAAAACCCCGACCACGACTGTCTACAG ATGTGGTCCCTTGATCGATTTGTGTCGCGGACCCCATGTTCGTCACACCGGAAAGATCAAATCCATGGCCGTGACCAAGAACTCCTCCGCCTATTGGGAAGGTAATGCTGAGGCAGAATCCCTTCAGAGAGTGTATGGCATCAGCTTTCCGGATCCCAAGCAAATGAAGGAATGGAAAGCCTTTCAAGAAGAGGCTGCCAAGCGGGACCATCGCAAACTCGGTCGG GAACAAGATCTGTTCTTCTTCCACGAGTTGAGTCCCGGATCGTGTTTCTTCTTGCCCAATGGAGCTCATATCTACAATAAGCTTATGAAATTCATCCGCGAAGAGTATTGGAAACGCGGTTTCCAAGAGGTGATCTCGCCCAATATCTATAATTCCAAATTGTGGCAGACTTCCGGCCATTGGGAGCACTACGCGGATGACATGTTCCGCTTTGATGTGGAAAAGGAGAAGTTCGGGCTCAAACCCATGAACTGCCCGGGTCATTGCCTCATCTTTGACCACGGAATCCGCTCGTGGAAG GAGCTTCCCCTGCGCATGGCCGATTTCGGCGTGCTACATCGGAACGAACTAAGTGGTGCCCTAACCGGATTGACACGGGTGCGGCGCTTCCAACAAGACGACGCCCACATCTTTTGTCGTCCCGATCAGATCAAGGAGGAGATCCAAGGCGCCCTCAATTTCCTCAACCACGTGTACTCCACCTTTGGCTACACGTTCAATCTCCGTTTGTCTACTCGTCCCgagaaattcctgggagaagTGGCCGTTTGGGATGCGGCTGAAAAAGCCCTGTCCGAGTCTTTGGACGAGGCTGGAGTTGCATGGAAGCTAAATCCAGGGGATGGAGCCTTTTACGGACCCAAGATCGATATCACACTCACGGATGCGTTGAAGAGACAACACCAATGTGCGACCATTCAATTGGACTTCCAACTCCCGATCCGATTCAATTTGAGCTATATCGACGATAAGGGAGAGAAACAGAAGCCAGTCATTATTCATAG aGCCATCTTGGGTTCGGTGGAGCGACAAATGGCGGTTCTGACTGAGAACTTTGGTGGTaaatggcctttttggttGTCCCCTCGACAAGTGATGATTGTGCCCGTGGGACCGCCGTTCAATGAGTACGCCACGGAAGTCAAGGATCGATTGAGGGCGTCTGGATTTTGTGCCGACACGGATGTAGACGATAGTAATACCATGAACAAGAAGGTCCGGAATGCCCAGATCGCTCAATACAACTTTATCTTTG TTTTGGGTGAGAAGGAAAGGTCGAATCAGACGGTGAATGTGAGGACCCGCGATAACAAAGTTCATGGCGAGTTCACTATTCTTGACGTGATCACCAAATTCCGAGAGCTGTCGGAATCCCGCGTTTTGAACTCTGAAGAATGGGGTGAATCCAAGTAG